One segment of Natronosalvus halobius DNA contains the following:
- the ribB gene encoding 3,4-dihydroxy-2-butanone-4-phosphate synthase, with protein sequence MNGSDTTNPRQEPLTAAAAVDAALERLQAGEPILVHDAADREGETDLIYHADAVTPEAVSRLRNDAGGLVCVAFEDAVADAFDLPFYDDAVDHPATAGHDLGYDERSSFSVTVNHRDTYTGITDNDRSLTIQSLGEAAADPDETDFAEEFRVPGHVHLLRAAPDLLAQREGHTELGVALALEADLPPAVVVCEMLDDRTGEALAPADARAYAERHDFVYLEGSDVLGYLD encoded by the coding sequence ATGAACGGATCTGACACTACCAACCCCCGCCAGGAACCGCTGACAGCTGCCGCAGCCGTCGACGCCGCCCTCGAGCGCCTGCAGGCTGGCGAGCCGATTCTCGTCCACGACGCGGCCGACCGCGAGGGCGAGACCGACCTGATCTACCACGCCGACGCCGTCACGCCCGAGGCCGTCTCCCGACTGCGCAACGATGCCGGCGGCCTCGTCTGCGTCGCGTTCGAGGACGCAGTCGCCGACGCGTTCGACCTCCCGTTCTACGACGACGCCGTCGACCACCCGGCCACGGCCGGCCACGACCTGGGCTACGACGAGCGGTCGTCGTTCTCCGTGACGGTCAACCACCGCGATACCTACACCGGAATCACCGATAACGACCGTTCGCTGACAATCCAGTCGCTCGGCGAGGCCGCCGCCGACCCGGACGAAACCGACTTCGCCGAGGAGTTTCGCGTCCCCGGTCACGTCCACCTGCTTCGGGCGGCCCCCGACCTCCTCGCTCAGCGCGAGGGCCACACCGAACTGGGCGTCGCGCTGGCCCTCGAGGCCGACCTGCCGCCCGCCGTCGTCGTCTGTGAGATGCTCGACGACCGGACTGGCGAGGCGCTCGCGCCTGCGGACGCGCGAGCCTACGCCGAGCGACACGACTTC
- a CDS encoding CTP-dependent riboflavin kinase has product MHETVSTTVGHDELAVLKLLALDGGLEGDHKISCSALADRLEASNQTASRRLQRLESAGYLERDTVADGQWVVVTDAGEGALRTEYEEYKRLFEADPEVELEGVVTSGMGEGRHYISLPGYSRQFSDRLGYEPFPGTLNIDLQDESIRRRRAMASLESIPIDGWENDERTYGPAVCHPATIETADGDVYETVHAIAPERTHHDEDQLELIAPAKLRDELDLQDDDHVAITVGDR; this is encoded by the coding sequence ATGCACGAGACCGTATCGACCACCGTCGGGCACGACGAACTCGCCGTGCTCAAACTTCTCGCGCTCGACGGCGGTCTCGAGGGCGACCACAAAATTTCCTGTTCGGCCCTCGCGGATCGACTCGAGGCGTCGAACCAGACCGCCTCGCGACGTCTCCAGCGTCTCGAGAGTGCGGGCTACCTCGAGCGCGACACCGTCGCGGACGGCCAGTGGGTCGTCGTCACCGACGCGGGCGAGGGCGCGCTTCGCACCGAGTACGAGGAGTACAAACGGCTCTTCGAGGCCGACCCCGAGGTCGAACTCGAGGGCGTCGTCACCAGCGGCATGGGCGAGGGACGCCACTACATCTCACTGCCCGGCTATAGCCGCCAATTTTCCGACCGTCTGGGCTACGAGCCGTTCCCCGGAACGCTCAACATCGACCTCCAGGACGAGAGCATACGACGGCGCCGGGCGATGGCCTCCCTCGAGTCGATTCCGATCGACGGCTGGGAGAACGACGAGCGCACCTACGGCCCCGCCGTCTGTCACCCCGCCACTATCGAGACGGCCGACGGCGACGTTTACGAGACTGTCCACGCGATCGCCCCCGAACGAACCCACCACGACGAGGACCAACTCGAGTTGATCGCGCCTGCGAAACTCCGCGACGAACTCGACCTCCAGGACGACGACCACGTGGCGATCACCGTCGGAGACCGCTAA
- the twy1 gene encoding 4-demethylwyosine synthase TYW1, with translation MSNAADSGADASSEDGDVDVDVNVDGDDSGGPMQVDSPNYHHENHTAAQTCGWTANALRGEGKCYKNIWYGIESHRCIQMTPVVRCNERCVFCWRDHNGHAYELEGVEWDDPEAVVDASIRLQKKLLSGFGGNDQVPRSVFEEAMEPRHVAISLDGEPSLYPYLPELLEAFHDRDVTTFLVSNGTRPEVLRECDPTQLYVSVDAPERWTFDQVVKAMEDDAWEHLVETMDVLAEKDETRTVLRTTLIDGENMRDPDWYAAFYQRADPDFVELKAYMHVGHSRGRLDRSSMPDHEDVAEFAREVASHMPEFTEVKEVPASRVALLSKTSDTWVPKLKKDSSFWERDPVSSD, from the coding sequence ATGAGCAACGCCGCGGATTCCGGGGCCGATGCGTCGTCGGAGGACGGCGACGTAGACGTAGACGTGAACGTAGACGGGGACGACAGTGGCGGACCGATGCAGGTCGACTCGCCGAACTACCACCACGAGAACCACACCGCCGCCCAGACCTGCGGGTGGACGGCCAACGCCCTCCGCGGTGAGGGCAAGTGCTACAAGAACATCTGGTATGGCATCGAATCGCATCGGTGTATCCAGATGACGCCCGTCGTCCGCTGTAACGAGCGCTGCGTCTTCTGCTGGCGCGACCACAACGGCCACGCCTACGAACTCGAGGGCGTCGAGTGGGACGACCCCGAGGCCGTCGTCGACGCCTCCATCCGCCTCCAGAAGAAGCTCCTCTCGGGATTCGGCGGCAACGACCAGGTCCCTCGATCCGTGTTCGAGGAGGCGATGGAACCCCGCCACGTCGCCATCAGCCTCGACGGCGAGCCTTCCTTGTATCCCTATCTCCCCGAGCTACTCGAGGCGTTCCACGACCGTGACGTCACGACGTTCCTCGTCTCGAACGGCACCCGCCCCGAGGTCCTGCGCGAGTGCGACCCGACCCAGCTCTACGTCAGCGTCGACGCCCCCGAGCGCTGGACGTTCGACCAGGTCGTCAAAGCGATGGAGGACGACGCCTGGGAGCACCTCGTCGAGACGATGGACGTACTCGCCGAAAAGGACGAGACGCGCACGGTCTTACGGACGACGTTGATCGACGGCGAGAACATGCGCGACCCGGACTGGTACGCCGCCTTCTACCAGCGGGCCGACCCCGACTTCGTCGAGCTCAAGGCGTACATGCACGTCGGGCACTCCCGCGGCCGACTCGACAGATCCTCGATGCCCGACCACGAAGACGTCGCCGAGTTCGCGCGCGAGGTCGCCTCCCACATGCCCGAATTCACCGAGGTGAAGGAGGTTCCCGCCTCGCGGGTCGCCCTGCTCTCGAAGACGAGTGACACCTGGGTTCCAAAACTGAAGAAGGACAGTTCGTTCTGGGAGCGCGACCCTGTCTCGAGCGACTGA
- a CDS encoding HAD-IIB family hydrolase: protein MTADPPLVLDIDGTLTRPEGWGIDPRIFDPLLEWDAPVVVATGKAFPYPVALCHFAAIPELVVAENGGVVYTGESVHYTADPAAAQAVAEAYQEAGYDLGWGPEDTVNRWRQTEVAVNHEQPEGPLRKLAAEYGLDVLDTGYAYHVVSPETSKGRGVARLAEHVGFALQDAVAVGDSENDISTFETVGRSFAVANADDAAKAAAGEVLETAHADGTLAVLERVRGE from the coding sequence ATGACCGCCGACCCGCCGCTCGTCCTCGACATCGACGGCACGCTCACCCGCCCGGAGGGGTGGGGAATCGACCCTCGCATCTTCGATCCGCTGCTCGAGTGGGACGCCCCGGTCGTCGTCGCCACCGGAAAAGCGTTCCCGTATCCCGTCGCCCTCTGTCACTTCGCGGCGATCCCCGAACTCGTCGTCGCCGAAAACGGCGGCGTCGTCTACACCGGCGAGTCCGTCCACTACACCGCCGACCCCGCTGCCGCCCAGGCCGTCGCGGAGGCCTACCAGGAGGCCGGCTACGACCTCGGCTGGGGGCCCGAGGACACGGTCAACCGCTGGCGTCAGACCGAGGTCGCCGTCAACCACGAGCAACCCGAAGGACCGCTGCGGAAACTGGCCGCCGAGTACGGCCTCGATGTCCTGGACACCGGCTACGCCTACCACGTCGTCAGTCCGGAGACGAGCAAGGGCCGCGGCGTCGCTCGCCTGGCCGAGCACGTCGGCTTCGCCCTCCAGGACGCGGTGGCCGTCGGCGACTCCGAGAACGACATCTCGACGTTCGAGACCGTGGGTCGGAGTTTCGCCGTCGCCAATGCGGACGACGCCGCGAAGGCGGCGGCCGGTGAGGTGCTCGAGACGGCTCACGCAGACGGGACACTGGCGGTGCTCGAGCGCGTTCGCGGTGAATGA
- the glpK gene encoding glycerol kinase GlpK: MTDTYVGAVDQGTTGTRFMVFDHSGQVVANAYEKHEQIYPEPGWVEHDPMEIWENTKSVITSALGQAGVSPDQLEAIGVTNQRETTLLWDAESGKPVHNALVWQDRRTTSRVEQLEEDGLVGTIREKTGLEADAYFSATKAEWLLENADPIKMERTRPADIQDRAAEGDVLFGTIDTWLIYNLTGNHITEVTNASRTMLYNIHDLEWDDELLEEFGVSREMLPEVRPSSDEDTYGTTDPDGFLEAEIPVAGALGDQQAALFGQTCFDAGEAKNTYGTGSFFLMNTGEEAVESEHGLLTTIGFQRSGEPVQYALEGAIFITGAAIEWLEDMTLIDDPAETAELARSVDSTDGVYVVPAFTGLGAPHWDQRARGTIVGLTRGTRKEHVVRATLESIAYQTRDVAEAMEADSGIEMQDLKVDGGAVKNNYLCQLQSDIIGSEISRPVVDETTALGSAYAAGLAVGYWGDVEGLRDNWQVDREFSPEMDSAQADRMYGRWSDAVERSLGWATDDDGDGDGDGGD; encoded by the coding sequence GTGACAGACACATACGTCGGCGCAGTTGACCAGGGAACGACCGGCACGCGATTCATGGTGTTCGACCACAGCGGTCAGGTCGTCGCCAACGCGTACGAGAAACACGAACAGATCTACCCGGAACCCGGCTGGGTCGAACACGACCCGATGGAAATCTGGGAGAACACCAAGTCGGTGATCACGAGCGCGCTCGGCCAGGCCGGGGTCAGCCCGGACCAGCTCGAGGCCATCGGCGTCACCAACCAGCGCGAGACGACGCTGCTCTGGGACGCGGAGTCCGGAAAACCGGTTCACAACGCGCTCGTCTGGCAGGATCGCCGGACGACCAGCCGCGTCGAGCAACTCGAGGAAGACGGTCTCGTCGGAACGATTCGCGAGAAGACCGGCCTCGAAGCCGACGCCTACTTCTCGGCGACGAAAGCCGAGTGGCTCCTCGAAAATGCCGACCCGATCAAGATGGAGCGTACCCGGCCCGCGGACATCCAGGACCGCGCGGCCGAGGGCGACGTCCTCTTCGGGACCATCGACACCTGGCTGATCTACAACCTCACAGGCAACCACATCACCGAGGTCACGAACGCCTCGCGGACGATGCTCTACAACATCCACGACCTCGAGTGGGACGACGAGTTGCTCGAGGAGTTCGGCGTATCCCGCGAGATGCTCCCCGAGGTTCGCCCCTCGAGCGACGAGGACACCTACGGGACGACCGACCCGGACGGTTTCCTCGAGGCCGAAATTCCGGTCGCGGGCGCGCTCGGCGACCAGCAGGCGGCGCTGTTCGGCCAGACCTGTTTCGACGCCGGTGAGGCAAAGAACACCTACGGCACGGGCTCGTTCTTCCTCATGAACACCGGTGAGGAAGCCGTCGAGTCCGAGCACGGCCTGCTCACCACCATCGGCTTCCAGCGCTCGGGTGAACCCGTCCAGTACGCCCTCGAGGGCGCCATCTTCATCACCGGCGCGGCGATCGAGTGGCTCGAGGACATGACGCTGATCGACGACCCGGCCGAGACGGCGGAACTGGCCCGGAGCGTCGACTCGACCGACGGCGTCTACGTCGTTCCAGCTTTCACGGGTCTGGGCGCCCCGCACTGGGACCAGCGCGCCCGCGGGACCATCGTCGGGCTGACCCGCGGTACCCGCAAGGAACACGTCGTTCGGGCGACCCTCGAGTCCATCGCCTACCAGACCCGCGACGTAGCCGAGGCGATGGAAGCCGACTCGGGCATCGAGATGCAGGATCTCAAGGTCGACGGCGGCGCGGTGAAGAACAACTACCTCTGTCAGCTCCAGTCGGACATCATCGGCTCGGAGATTTCCCGCCCCGTCGTCGACGAGACGACGGCCTTGGGGTCGGCCTACGCAGCCGGCCTGGCGGTAGGCTACTGGGGCGACGTCGAGGGGCTGCGCGACAACTGGCAGGTCGACCGCGAGTTCAGCCCCGAGATGGATTCGGCACAAGCCGACCGCATGTACGGTCGCTGGAGTGACGCCGTCGAGCGCTCGCTCGGCTGGGCCACCGACGATGACGGCGACGGCGACGGTGACGGAGGCGACTGA
- the glpA gene encoding anaerobic glycerol-3-phosphate dehydrogenase subunit GlpA has translation MAYDTEVLVVGGGSTGCGIARDLAMRGLEVTLVERGNLTHGTTGRMHGLLHSGGRYAVSDQASAKECIEENEVLRDIAGHCVEMTGGLFVQRPEDPDDYFQEKLRGCRACDIPARALSGREAREIEPYLAKDIERAIHVPDGAIDPFRLCVANAIDAESHGARVETHAEVIDLLREGDDVYGVEVRHDSGPGKRTHRTPGSTEEITAEYVVNATGAWAGQIGEMADLEVAVRPSKGVMTIMNVRQVDTVINRCRPKGDADIVVPHETTAILGTTDEEVEDPDDYPEAGWEVDLMIDTLSELVPILSEARTIRSFWGVRPLYEPPGTGTEDPTDITRDFFLLDHAERDGVSGITSIVGGKFTTYRMMAEQISDHVCEKLGHRATCDTASEPLPGSENLETLEDAMDDFGLRSPIARRSKQRLGSRSQEVLGTIDPNPVVCACEGVTRAEIQDAIEQSGSDLNAVRIRTRASMGNCQGGFCCHVMANELHPEYDEPTARAAYDELFQERWKGERHALWGEQLSQAMLTYALHATTFNADGDPARVDGDQSVDFGAFDGGRPDSARGGAGSVVTDGGPRDSQRRGEDLDGGDR, from the coding sequence ATGGCATACGATACGGAGGTACTCGTCGTCGGCGGCGGCTCCACCGGCTGTGGCATCGCCCGCGACCTGGCGATGCGCGGGCTCGAGGTGACGCTCGTCGAGCGGGGAAACCTCACACATGGGACGACCGGGCGGATGCACGGCCTCTTACATAGCGGGGGCCGCTACGCCGTGTCGGACCAGGCCAGCGCGAAGGAGTGCATCGAGGAGAACGAGGTCCTCCGCGACATCGCCGGCCACTGCGTCGAGATGACCGGCGGACTGTTCGTCCAACGACCGGAGGATCCAGACGACTACTTCCAGGAAAAGCTGCGTGGGTGCAGAGCGTGTGACATCCCCGCGCGTGCCCTCTCGGGACGGGAAGCCCGTGAGATCGAACCGTACCTCGCCAAAGACATCGAGCGGGCGATTCATGTCCCCGACGGTGCGATCGATCCATTCAGACTCTGCGTCGCGAACGCCATCGACGCCGAATCCCACGGGGCGCGCGTCGAAACCCACGCCGAAGTGATCGACCTCCTTCGCGAGGGCGACGACGTCTACGGCGTCGAGGTCCGCCACGACTCCGGCCCCGGAAAGCGGACCCACCGGACGCCCGGATCGACCGAGGAGATCACCGCCGAGTACGTCGTCAACGCGACAGGCGCGTGGGCCGGACAGATCGGCGAAATGGCCGACCTCGAGGTCGCCGTCCGCCCCTCGAAAGGCGTCATGACCATCATGAACGTCCGCCAGGTCGACACGGTTATCAACCGCTGTCGACCGAAAGGCGACGCCGACATCGTCGTCCCCCACGAGACGACGGCCATCCTCGGCACCACGGACGAGGAGGTCGAGGATCCCGACGACTACCCGGAGGCGGGCTGGGAGGTCGACCTGATGATCGATACCCTCTCGGAACTGGTACCGATCCTCTCGGAGGCCCGCACGATCCGCTCGTTCTGGGGGGTTCGACCGCTGTACGAACCGCCGGGAACCGGTACCGAAGATCCCACCGACATCACCCGTGATTTCTTCCTCCTCGATCACGCTGAACGCGACGGCGTCTCGGGAATCACCAGCATCGTCGGCGGCAAGTTCACCACCTACCGGATGATGGCCGAGCAAATTTCCGATCACGTCTGTGAGAAACTCGGCCACCGCGCCACCTGTGACACCGCGAGCGAACCGCTTCCAGGAAGCGAGAATCTCGAGACCCTGGAGGACGCGATGGACGACTTCGGCCTGCGCTCGCCGATCGCCCGACGGAGCAAACAGCGCCTCGGAAGTCGTTCACAGGAAGTACTCGGAACCATCGATCCGAACCCGGTCGTCTGTGCCTGCGAGGGCGTCACGCGCGCCGAGATCCAGGACGCCATCGAGCAGTCCGGCTCGGACCTGAACGCCGTGCGAATCCGGACCCGGGCGTCGATGGGGAACTGCCAGGGCGGCTTCTGCTGTCACGTCATGGCCAACGAACTCCACCCCGAGTACGACGAGCCGACGGCGCGAGCCGCCTACGACGAACTCTTCCAGGAGCGCTGGAAGGGTGAACGCCACGCGCTCTGGGGCGAACAGCTCTCCCAGGCGATGCTCACCTACGCGCTGCACGCGACGACGTTCAACGCCGACGGCGATCCGGCTCGAGTCGATGGCGACCAATCTGTCGACTTCGGCGCGTTCGACGGCGGACGGCCGGACTCGGCTCGAGGGGGCGCCGGCAGCGTAGTGACTGACGGCGGTCCTCGAGACTCCCAGCGGCGTGGCGAGGACCTGGACGGAGGTGATCGCTGA
- the glpB gene encoding glycerol-3-phosphate dehydrogenase subunit GlpB, with the protein MAITDDVLVIGGGLAGTTAALAAAERGVQVRLLTYKQSTLRHASGLIDVLGYAPDGQGPLADPFDALESLPEGHPYERVGSDAVREALLFFDAVVDDAYAGEHTDANALVPTSSGAIKPTARYPTGVAPGLASDPSDALLVGFETLPEFDAPLVAAHLGDTGVPFEARGVTLSFPGIRRDDAKVTRYAHLLDRDEGVDIGRGETSARAALAAIVRDQLEGESRVGFPPILGDDNHATVRRDLQERLGVDVFEVPSGPPSLPGMRLEDRLYDALEDAGVRVTTGVPVVGYEVRESGRGGGSNPGRIEHVLVDRKGQDVPYRADEYVLATGGLVGKGVRSDRERVFDPIFDCHVEASPDRYDWFDGDAFGDHPFARFGVSVDRELRPLDAEDDLEFANLRAAGAVLSGYDFAAEKSGSGVSLATGFVAGNRAGSEVRR; encoded by the coding sequence ATGGCCATCACCGACGACGTACTCGTCATCGGCGGCGGACTCGCTGGTACGACGGCGGCGCTCGCCGCGGCCGAACGGGGCGTCCAGGTACGCCTGCTCACCTACAAGCAGAGCACGCTCCGCCACGCCAGCGGGTTGATCGACGTCCTCGGGTACGCGCCCGACGGCCAGGGGCCACTCGCCGACCCCTTCGACGCCCTCGAGTCGCTCCCGGAGGGCCACCCCTACGAACGCGTGGGAAGCGATGCGGTTCGAGAGGCGCTACTCTTCTTCGACGCGGTCGTCGACGACGCCTACGCGGGCGAGCACACGGACGCAAACGCGCTCGTCCCCACCTCGAGCGGCGCGATCAAGCCCACGGCCCGCTACCCCACCGGCGTCGCGCCTGGGCTCGCGAGCGATCCCAGCGACGCGCTGCTCGTCGGCTTCGAGACGCTGCCCGAGTTCGACGCCCCGCTCGTCGCGGCCCACCTGGGGGACACCGGCGTTCCGTTCGAGGCTCGAGGCGTCACCCTCTCGTTCCCAGGCATCCGTCGGGACGACGCCAAGGTAACCCGATACGCGCACCTGCTCGACCGCGACGAGGGCGTCGATATCGGCCGCGGTGAGACCTCCGCGCGGGCCGCGTTGGCCGCCATCGTCCGCGATCAACTCGAGGGCGAGTCCCGCGTAGGGTTCCCGCCAATCCTCGGCGACGACAATCACGCGACCGTCCGCCGGGACCTCCAGGAGCGCCTCGGCGTCGACGTCTTCGAAGTGCCTTCGGGACCGCCGAGCCTGCCCGGAATGCGCCTCGAGGATCGCCTGTACGACGCGCTCGAGGACGCCGGCGTTCGCGTCACGACGGGTGTCCCGGTCGTCGGCTACGAGGTGAGAGAAAGCGGACGCGGCGGTGGCTCGAATCCCGGCCGAATCGAACACGTCCTGGTCGACCGCAAGGGCCAAGACGTCCCCTACCGCGCCGACGAGTACGTCCTCGCCACCGGCGGTCTCGTCGGCAAGGGCGTTCGATCCGACCGCGAGCGGGTCTTCGACCCCATCTTCGACTGCCACGTCGAGGCGTCACCGGACCGCTACGACTGGTTCGACGGCGATGCCTTCGGCGACCACCCGTTCGCTCGCTTCGGCGTGAGCGTCGACCGCGAGTTGCGCCCGCTCGACGCCGAGGACGACCTCGAGTTCGCGAACCTGCGGGCGGCGGGTGCCGTCCTCTCGGGCTACGACTTCGCCGCCGAGAAGTCCGGCAGCGGCGTCTCGCTCGCGACGGGGTTCGTCGCGGGCAACCGGGCCGGGTCGGAGGTGCGCAGATGA
- a CDS encoding anaerobic glycerol-3-phosphate dehydrogenase subunit C yields MSDAARPTDDHVPGDDEFDPIEVFPEADDMDLRPGADNCYKCSTCDTNCPVAEVDDEFPGPKFQGPEQWRLKRQSDQDVDDSIMKCSNCMRCDHACPSEVPLSQMHNSARGEYVDERMSKRSLEYWRNRLLSNYRLMAHIGSKVPRLTNFVMGLTLTRVFNEKVLGITGEREFPEFATETFREWWQARGGHEASRERAQTARERRGESGTAKKVAYFHGCYSNYNTPEVGKALVRVYEHFGYEVVVPEQRCSGTPMYANGMLDDARRAADTNVPELAAAIQDGADVVASCTSCSMSLRQEYPELFDIDGVQDVSSNTWEGLEYLRVHEDLEGELEGTRADVPNLAYHVPCHARNQGLDGQAVEVLTTIDGVKAQDVGDSCSGISGTYGWKEEHYETSMQIGEEMFEHMERADAETGLTECPTCSMQMEHGTGYEIKHPLEVLDVALVQDSPGPVRARTDGGVDEVDEADREDETGGPNHEGQHEPFGAN; encoded by the coding sequence ATGAGCGACGCGGCACGACCGACCGACGACCACGTCCCGGGCGACGACGAGTTCGACCCCATCGAGGTCTTTCCGGAGGCCGACGACATGGACCTCCGGCCGGGGGCGGACAACTGCTACAAGTGCTCGACGTGCGACACCAACTGCCCAGTCGCGGAGGTCGACGACGAGTTCCCCGGGCCGAAGTTCCAGGGACCGGAGCAGTGGCGCCTGAAGCGCCAGTCCGACCAGGACGTCGACGACTCGATCATGAAGTGTTCGAACTGCATGCGCTGTGACCACGCCTGCCCCTCGGAAGTGCCACTCTCCCAGATGCACAACAGCGCTCGCGGAGAGTACGTCGACGAGCGGATGAGCAAGCGATCGCTCGAGTACTGGCGAAACCGTCTGCTCTCGAACTACCGGCTGATGGCTCACATCGGGAGCAAAGTCCCTCGGTTGACGAACTTCGTGATGGGGCTTACACTCACCAGGGTGTTCAACGAGAAGGTCCTCGGCATCACGGGCGAACGCGAGTTCCCAGAGTTCGCCACCGAGACCTTTCGAGAGTGGTGGCAAGCGCGGGGCGGCCACGAGGCCTCGAGAGAACGAGCACAGACGGCCCGCGAGCGCCGCGGCGAGTCCGGCACTGCAAAAAAAGTCGCGTACTTCCACGGTTGCTACTCCAACTACAACACGCCCGAGGTCGGCAAGGCCCTCGTGCGGGTGTACGAACACTTCGGCTACGAAGTAGTGGTTCCCGAGCAGCGCTGTTCGGGGACGCCGATGTACGCCAACGGGATGCTCGACGACGCCCGGCGAGCCGCCGACACCAACGTCCCCGAACTCGCGGCCGCCATCCAGGACGGCGCCGACGTGGTCGCCTCCTGCACCTCGTGTTCGATGTCGCTTCGCCAGGAGTACCCCGAACTGTTCGACATCGACGGCGTCCAGGACGTCTCGAGCAACACCTGGGAGGGCCTGGAGTACCTTCGCGTCCACGAGGACCTCGAGGGCGAACTCGAGGGGACTCGCGCCGACGTGCCGAACCTGGCTTACCACGTGCCGTGTCACGCCCGCAACCAGGGGCTGGACGGACAGGCCGTCGAGGTGCTGACGACCATCGACGGCGTCAAGGCCCAGGACGTGGGCGACTCCTGTTCGGGTATCTCGGGCACCTACGGCTGGAAGGAAGAACACTACGAGACCTCGATGCAGATCGGCGAGGAGATGTTCGAGCACATGGAACGCGCCGACGCCGAAACAGGCCTCACCGAGTGTCCGACCTGCTCGATGCAGATGGAACACGGGACGGGCTACGAGATCAAACATCCACTCGAGGTGCTCGATGTGGCGCTCGTCCAGGACTCTCCGGGGCCCGTGCGTGCGAGAACTGACGGCGGCGTCGACGAGGTGGACGAGGCGGACCGCGAAGACGAGACAGGCGGACCGAACCACGAAGGCCAACACGAGCCATTCGGAGCAAACTGA
- a CDS encoding Cdc6/Cdc18 family protein yields the protein MDLAERIGRRRTAQPRSGFVLDREVLSPTVHRSEPVGRESTLEALLDAVEPAFSDRLPEPFAVVGPAGSGTSAVITALFAALAAELGDSTRAIGTTTRAGSDRRAIRFVYVDARRTTSAFAFYRAVLSSLSTDSVPTSGVGTDDLRDRLAARLARPDRRAVIAVDHHDEPETIDVARVRELLEAVDESTTVVPVGRRAPTGWEESVVEVPAYRQHELVDVVTERTAAGLAAGTLDHQTVRLLAEWADGNAHDALAAVFGAAFLATEAGAEAIADRHLEAAKADVPGVGVHVDRALALPKSRQRVLVALIQVCDDEGDRRSIRALADDVARSSSLTNGTVKRFLYELADRGLLERVSIDEAVGTEGGSGGRRPSTLEARFPTIAFQALTTAQE from the coding sequence ATGGATCTCGCGGAACGAATCGGCCGTCGGCGAACCGCCCAGCCGCGTTCGGGGTTCGTCCTCGACCGGGAAGTGCTGAGCCCGACCGTCCACCGCAGTGAGCCCGTCGGCCGGGAATCGACCCTCGAGGCGCTCCTGGACGCCGTCGAACCCGCCTTCAGCGACCGCTTGCCGGAACCGTTCGCGGTCGTCGGGCCCGCCGGGTCCGGAACCTCGGCCGTGATCACTGCGCTCTTCGCCGCGTTGGCGGCAGAACTGGGCGACTCGACTCGAGCAATAGGGACGACGACGCGCGCCGGCAGCGACCGGCGGGCGATCCGGTTCGTCTACGTCGACGCCCGGCGGACGACCAGCGCGTTCGCCTTCTATCGGGCCGTCCTCTCGTCGCTCTCGACGGATTCCGTTCCGACCAGCGGCGTCGGCACGGACGACCTCCGCGACCGACTCGCCGCGCGACTCGCCCGGCCCGACCGCCGGGCGGTGATCGCCGTCGACCACCACGACGAACCGGAAACGATCGACGTGGCGAGGGTTCGGGAGTTACTCGAGGCGGTCGACGAGAGCACCACGGTCGTCCCGGTCGGGCGGCGAGCGCCCACCGGGTGGGAGGAGTCCGTCGTCGAGGTCCCGGCCTACCGCCAGCACGAACTCGTCGACGTAGTGACCGAGCGAACCGCCGCGGGACTGGCCGCTGGTACGCTCGACCACCAGACGGTGCGGTTACTGGCCGAGTGGGCCGACGGCAACGCCCACGACGCGCTGGCGGCAGTGTTCGGCGCCGCGTTCCTGGCGACGGAAGCGGGCGCCGAAGCGATCGCCGACCGCCACCTCGAGGCCGCGAAGGCGGACGTGCCTGGCGTCGGCGTCCACGTCGACCGGGCGCTAGCCCTGCCGAAATCGCGCCAGCGCGTGCTCGTCGCGCTGATCCAGGTATGTGACGACGAGGGCGACCGCCGATCGATTCGGGCCCTCGCGGACGACGTCGCTCGCTCGTCGTCGCTGACGAACGGGACCGTCAAGCGGTTTCTGTACGAACTGGCCGACAGAGGACTGCTCGAGCGGGTGTCGATCGACGAGGCGGTTGGGACCGAGGGAGGGAGTGGCGGTCGCCGTCCGAGCACGCTCGAGGCGCGATTCCCGACGATCGCGTTCCAGGCGTTGACGACGGCCCAGGAGTGA